A genome region from Microbacterium terricola includes the following:
- a CDS encoding signal peptidase I — MTTPRRQAPAPGWRGRPIEDLSWPVLIRVAVCWGVLCMILTLLAAAFVPRPFGFIGTTVVTGSMRPSIQPGDVALVWPVEEYALGQVILFIDPSHPEQQIMHRIIEVREDGMLVTKGDANESADSTPVHPANVIGVGSILVPAIGLPIVWAVQGAILLIVATVLLTALLVRGTLRIEFLPNARKSAATHSVLEAGVVIAMLVVAVLVVVVGVARSSHAAFSDRSSALATWAMGTTTPPPSGTCSVKGVYHHWPGEAIIDFTITNNTGTAITASPERWVLVWSWTGDEQVKYPSSGQAESITQSGQVVTYIPWSWSIIEPGEAEPGQVHIASATDTFLPPKDFFLNGAPCDYIPPAGPPIG, encoded by the coding sequence ATGACGACCCCGCGGCGGCAGGCGCCGGCCCCGGGCTGGCGCGGCCGTCCGATCGAGGATCTGAGCTGGCCCGTCCTCATCCGCGTGGCGGTGTGCTGGGGCGTCCTCTGCATGATCCTCACGCTCCTCGCGGCGGCGTTCGTGCCGCGTCCGTTCGGCTTCATCGGAACGACCGTCGTGACCGGATCGATGAGGCCCTCGATCCAGCCGGGCGACGTCGCGCTGGTGTGGCCTGTGGAGGAGTACGCACTCGGACAGGTGATCCTGTTCATCGATCCGAGCCACCCCGAGCAGCAGATCATGCACCGCATCATCGAGGTGCGTGAGGACGGGATGCTGGTCACCAAGGGCGACGCCAACGAATCGGCCGATTCGACCCCGGTCCACCCGGCGAATGTCATCGGCGTGGGCAGCATCCTGGTGCCGGCGATCGGGCTGCCCATCGTCTGGGCGGTCCAGGGCGCGATCCTGCTGATCGTCGCGACCGTCCTGCTCACTGCGCTCCTCGTGCGTGGCACGCTCCGTATCGAGTTCCTGCCCAATGCGCGCAAGAGCGCGGCGACGCACTCGGTCCTCGAGGCCGGAGTGGTGATCGCCATGCTCGTGGTGGCGGTGCTGGTGGTGGTCGTCGGTGTCGCGCGCTCCTCGCATGCGGCGTTCTCCGACCGATCGAGCGCGCTCGCGACGTGGGCGATGGGCACGACGACTCCGCCTCCGTCGGGGACCTGCTCGGTCAAGGGCGTCTACCACCACTGGCCGGGCGAGGCGATCATCGACTTCACGATCACCAACAACACCGGTACGGCGATCACGGCGTCACCGGAACGGTGGGTGCTCGTCTGGTCGTGGACCGGTGACGAGCAGGTCAAGTATCCGTCGTCGGGGCAGGCGGAGTCGATCACCCAAAGCGGTCAGGTCGTGACCTACATCCCCTGGAGCTGGTCGATCATCGAACCTGGTGAGGCCGAGCCTGGCCAGGTGCACATCGCGAGCGCCACCGACACCTTCCTGCCGCCCAAGGACTTCTTCCTCAACGGAGCTCCGTGCGACTACATCCCGCCGGCGGGGCCGCCGATCGGCTGA
- a CDS encoding CalY family protein, whose translation MGTATSRDREDTTMTDAAETRPEEPSRGRGARFWVLTIIIAVAIIVAGVLIYQASMAAFTAQTGTGSSSFSTGTIDLTNDSEGSAVFTETDLTPGDTGTSDIVVNYTGGTIDSEVRLYSEGSGAAQDLADHIQLTITSAGQPANPAEWTGTLADLQAITDFSQGILPVVLADGQSQTYTVAYEVLDTAPQGAAADVTFVWEAQSQ comes from the coding sequence GTGGGCACCGCCACCTCGCGGGATCGGGAGGACACGACGATGACGGATGCGGCGGAGACACGGCCCGAGGAGCCGTCACGGGGACGCGGAGCCCGGTTCTGGGTGCTCACGATCATCATCGCGGTGGCGATCATCGTCGCGGGGGTGCTGATCTACCAGGCGTCGATGGCCGCGTTCACGGCCCAGACGGGCACGGGCTCGAGTTCGTTCTCGACGGGCACCATCGACCTCACGAACGACAGCGAGGGCTCGGCGGTCTTCACCGAGACGGACCTGACGCCCGGCGACACGGGCACCTCCGACATCGTCGTGAACTACACCGGCGGGACGATCGACTCCGAGGTGCGGCTCTACTCCGAGGGCTCCGGTGCGGCGCAGGATCTGGCCGATCACATCCAGCTGACGATCACCTCGGCCGGCCAGCCCGCGAACCCTGCCGAATGGACCGGGACGCTGGCGGACCTCCAGGCGATCACCGACTTCTCGCAGGGCATCCTCCCCGTCGTCCTCGCCGATGGCCAGTCCCAGACGTACACCGTTGCGTACGAGGTGCTGGACACCGCGCCTCAGGGCGCGGCCGCCGACGTCACGTTCGTCTGGGAGGCCCAGAGCCAGTGA